The following are encoded in a window of Paenibacillaceae bacterium GAS479 genomic DNA:
- a CDS encoding PAS domain S-box-containing protein → MSNSEGWNHQTDSQSAPSGAFGANASHLLDGIGNRMDDPLFKEQLRESLKQLVDVKFALDEASIVAVTDAAGRIQYVNDKFCEISGYSREELTGRTHRIVKSNHHQPEFFKELWRTISSGNVWKGEVRNRAKNGRLYWVDTTIVPFVNGEGNPYQYLAIRHEVTELKETQEQLQQAMAGMMQIQEEERRRFSRELHDGIGQSLFSFKISLDRILSDSADPRLEGLLSEVSQLMEEVRGMAWELRPSVLDDLGIVPALRTYIQNFEKHYGIRVQFNYGLSGRPELAAETALYRIVQEALTNTGKYAGVSEVSVSLQEKDGLLEAVIRDSGVGFELKKQPRGVGLFSMEERARAAGGRLEIESSPGDGTVVRLLLPVSRKGGSAP, encoded by the coding sequence TTGAGTAACTCGGAGGGGTGGAACCATCAAACGGATTCACAGTCAGCTCCTTCGGGAGCTTTCGGTGCCAATGCATCTCATCTGCTGGATGGAATCGGTAACCGTATGGATGATCCTTTGTTCAAGGAACAGCTGCGAGAGTCGCTCAAACAGCTGGTTGATGTTAAGTTTGCTCTGGACGAGGCGTCGATAGTGGCGGTGACAGATGCCGCAGGACGGATTCAGTATGTTAACGACAAGTTTTGCGAGATTTCGGGCTACAGCCGGGAAGAGCTGACTGGGCGGACGCATCGCATCGTGAAGTCCAATCATCACCAACCGGAGTTTTTCAAGGAGCTTTGGCGAACAATCTCATCGGGAAATGTGTGGAAAGGAGAAGTGCGCAACCGAGCGAAAAATGGGCGTCTCTACTGGGTGGACACCACTATTGTACCGTTTGTAAACGGGGAGGGTAATCCTTATCAATACTTGGCGATTCGCCATGAGGTGACGGAGCTGAAGGAGACGCAGGAGCAGCTGCAGCAGGCGATGGCCGGTATGATGCAGATTCAGGAGGAGGAGCGCCGCCGCTTCTCACGAGAGCTGCATGATGGCATTGGGCAGAGCCTTTTCTCCTTCAAAATCTCACTCGATCGCATTCTCTCCGACAGCGCCGATCCGCGACTGGAAGGGCTGCTCAGTGAAGTATCTCAGCTGATGGAAGAGGTTCGCGGCATGGCTTGGGAGCTGCGGCCCTCCGTGCTGGATGACCTCGGTATCGTGCCTGCGCTGCGCACTTACATCCAGAATTTTGAGAAGCACTATGGCATTCGCGTGCAGTTCAACTATGGCTTGTCAGGGCGACCAGAGCTGGCGGCCGAAACGGCGCTTTATCGCATCGTTCAGGAAGCGCTCACCAATACGGGTAAATACGCTGGTGTTTCCGAGGTGTCGGTGTCATTGCAGGAGAAAGACGGCTTGCTTGAGGCCGTCATTCGCGACAGCGGGGTCGGCTTCGAGTTGAAGAAGCAGCCGCGCGGCGTTGGGCTGTTTAGTATGGAGGAGCGGGCGCGTGCTGCTGGCGGCAGGCTGGAGATTGAGTCCTCGCCCGGCGACGGAACCGTTGTGCGGCTACTACTTCCAGTGTCACGGAAGGGAGGCTCTGCTCCATGA
- a CDS encoding two component transcriptional regulator, LuxR family, producing the protein MIHVLVVDDHAVVRSGLVQLMNGRNGLTAVGEAADGDEAIVKALELQPDVVLMDLSMPHGKDGLTATAELKKLLPNTAVLILTMHDDEEYLFRAIHAGASGYILKNSPYEELLQAVQHVAQGNAYLYPSATKRLMSDYLEKVRSGDYGGSFESLTEREKEILAKVAQGYANKEIAELLFISVKTVETHKSNLMEKLDLRTRPDLVKYAAKKGLLNFE; encoded by the coding sequence TTGATACATGTACTTGTGGTCGATGATCATGCCGTAGTTCGTTCTGGCTTGGTCCAGCTTATGAACGGAAGGAACGGGCTAACGGCGGTGGGCGAAGCGGCTGACGGAGACGAGGCCATCGTCAAAGCACTGGAGCTGCAGCCGGATGTCGTGCTGATGGATCTCAGTATGCCGCATGGCAAGGACGGGTTGACTGCCACAGCTGAACTCAAAAAGCTGCTGCCGAATACGGCCGTACTCATCCTGACGATGCATGACGACGAGGAATATTTGTTCCGAGCGATCCATGCCGGGGCATCGGGTTATATTTTAAAAAACTCCCCTTACGAAGAGTTGTTACAGGCAGTCCAACATGTTGCTCAAGGCAATGCCTATCTGTATCCTTCGGCTACGAAGCGGTTGATGAGCGACTACCTGGAGAAGGTCCGCAGCGGAGATTATGGGGGAAGCTTCGAGTCGCTTACGGAACGGGAAAAGGAGATTCTCGCCAAAGTGGCTCAAGGTTATGCAAACAAGGAGATTGCCGAACTGTTGTTCATCAGCGTTAAGACGGTGGAAACCCATAAGAGTAACCTGATGGAAAAGCTCGACTTGAGAACAAGGCCGGATCTGGTGAAATACGCGGCCAAAAAGGGGCTGCTGAATTTTGAGTAA
- a CDS encoding thiosulfate dehydrogenase [quinone] large subunit, producing the protein MVAKWFRENVWVAAAVLLLRLYVGWEWMTAGWGKLTGGFDAGGFLKNAAFKPVADRATQEVMFPTYTWFIEHFALPNVKLINFLIPVGEFLIGLGLILGGLTLTAAFFGMMLNFLFLFAGTVSTNPWLLLIGFIIFLAGANAGRFGLDGLLKPYVQRWWNARGEGRGGEAGRGGWLGRHEARH; encoded by the coding sequence ATGGTCGCCAAATGGTTCCGGGAAAATGTATGGGTGGCAGCAGCGGTATTGCTGCTGAGGTTATATGTAGGCTGGGAGTGGATGACCGCGGGCTGGGGTAAGCTGACAGGCGGTTTTGACGCCGGAGGGTTTCTGAAAAACGCCGCCTTCAAACCGGTGGCGGACCGCGCTACACAGGAAGTGATGTTCCCGACCTACACCTGGTTCATCGAGCATTTTGCTCTGCCGAACGTCAAGTTGATCAACTTCCTGATCCCGGTCGGCGAGTTCTTGATTGGCCTGGGCCTTATCCTCGGTGGACTCACTCTCACGGCAGCATTTTTCGGCATGATGCTCAACTTCTTGTTCCTGTTCGCCGGTACGGTGAGCACGAACCCGTGGCTGCTGTTGATCGGCTTCATCATCTTCCTGGCAGGCGCTAACGCCGGACGTTTCGGGCTTGACGGACTGCTTAAGCCGTATGTGCAGCGGTGGTGGAACGCCCGAGGTGAAGGCCGAGGCGGGGAAGCCGGACGCGGCGGCTGGCTGGGCAGGCATGAAGCCCGCCACTAA
- a CDS encoding 3-oxoacyl-[acyl-carrier-protein] synthase-3, with the protein MTAVRIRGIEMYHPSNEVDNEYYINRFAEAGVPVSGLMKALGREKRYIIDNQDENTFTMSVAASRKLLQSAGVSAEELDLIIFTSQTPEYLIPSVSMKIHAALGAGKGTMCYDINANCAGILVAMEQASRTMMANPRVRKVLVVGAEHLSVHSTDNPVYHSNFADSAAAILLQAEEGEGGFIDSVSQTNTMVIDNSLFPGTGLSNMYRDGVVPTDVHVQFTPFDDSVCVDSAVDCVREVMERNGVKAEEVGHFLFSQFSIGNNKLVVDRLGLDENKVHYVGDKYGYTASNSPILALHDAVKAGKVERGEYLVFWTVGAGWQNIALLMKY; encoded by the coding sequence ATGACAGCAGTGCGTATTCGCGGAATTGAGATGTACCATCCATCCAATGAGGTGGACAATGAGTATTATATCAATCGTTTTGCCGAGGCAGGCGTACCGGTATCGGGTCTGATGAAAGCGCTGGGACGCGAGAAGCGGTATATCATCGACAACCAGGATGAAAATACGTTTACGATGTCCGTAGCGGCGTCTCGCAAGCTGCTCCAGTCTGCGGGCGTGTCCGCAGAGGAACTGGACCTGATCATCTTCACGTCGCAGACGCCGGAATATTTGATTCCTAGCGTATCGATGAAGATCCACGCCGCCCTCGGAGCTGGAAAAGGAACGATGTGTTACGATATCAACGCCAATTGCGCTGGCATACTTGTCGCCATGGAGCAGGCAAGTCGCACGATGATGGCGAATCCTCGCGTCCGCAAAGTGCTTGTCGTCGGAGCGGAGCATCTCTCCGTGCATAGCACCGACAATCCGGTGTATCATTCCAACTTCGCGGACTCTGCGGCAGCTATACTGCTGCAGGCTGAAGAAGGCGAAGGCGGCTTCATCGATTCCGTGTCCCAAACCAATACGATGGTTATCGACAACTCCCTGTTCCCGGGAACGGGCCTGTCCAACATGTACCGCGACGGAGTGGTGCCGACGGATGTCCACGTCCAGTTCACGCCGTTCGACGATTCGGTATGCGTGGACTCCGCCGTTGATTGTGTACGGGAGGTAATGGAGCGTAATGGAGTGAAAGCGGAGGAAGTCGGACATTTCTTGTTCTCGCAATTCTCCATCGGCAACAACAAACTCGTTGTTGACCGGCTTGGCCTGGATGAGAACAAAGTCCACTATGTCGGCGACAAATACGGGTACACGGCGAGCAACAGCCCGATTTTGGCGCTGCATGACGCTGTGAAGGCCGGCAAAGTCGAGCGGGGCGAGTATCTGGTGTTCTGGACGGTCGGCGCTGGCTGGCAGAACATTGCTCTGCTTATGAAATATTAA
- a CDS encoding D-serine/D-alanine/glycine:proton symporter, AAT family has translation MQEQRLERGLKNRHVQLIAIGGAIGTGLFLGAGKSIHLAGPSILFAYLITGVICFFIMRALGELLLSNLNYHSFVDFVREYLGNMAAFLTGWTYWFCWISIAMADLTAVGLYIQYWLPGVPQWMPALIALVILLFMNLATVKLFGEMEFWFALIKVIAILGLIVVGIFMIIKGFSTDSGAASFTNLWIHGGMFPNGINGFILSFQMVVFAFVGIELVGLTAGETEDPKRVIPKAINNIPIRVLIFYIGALIVIMSIYPWNAIVPTESPFVQVFVAVGIAAAAGIVNFVVLTSAASACNSAIFSTSRMMYSLAKDNNAPQSLANLNARKVPSNALFFSTVVILISVVLNYVMPEGVFTLITSISTVCFIFIWGIMVISHLKYRKTRTDLAKASQFKLPLYPFTNYLILLFLAFILVVLALAEDTRIALLVTPVWFVLLIVIYKMKVQRAR, from the coding sequence ATGCAGGAGCAACGATTAGAAAGAGGCCTTAAAAACAGGCATGTACAACTAATTGCGATCGGAGGGGCGATCGGAACCGGATTGTTTCTCGGAGCAGGGAAATCGATCCATTTAGCGGGACCCTCGATTTTATTTGCCTACTTGATTACAGGCGTCATCTGTTTTTTTATTATGCGCGCGCTGGGAGAATTGCTTTTAAGCAACTTGAACTATCATTCCTTTGTTGACTTTGTCCGAGAATATTTGGGAAATATGGCGGCATTTTTAACTGGCTGGACCTACTGGTTCTGCTGGATTTCTATCGCTATGGCCGACTTAACAGCAGTTGGTCTCTATATCCAATATTGGCTGCCTGGCGTACCGCAGTGGATGCCGGCGTTAATTGCACTGGTCATCTTGCTCTTCATGAATCTTGCAACCGTAAAATTGTTCGGTGAAATGGAATTCTGGTTCGCATTAATTAAAGTCATCGCGATTTTAGGGCTGATTGTGGTCGGTATTTTCATGATTATTAAAGGCTTTTCCACCGATTCAGGTGCAGCAAGTTTTACGAATCTATGGATCCATGGCGGTATGTTTCCAAATGGAATTAATGGTTTTATCCTCTCCTTCCAGATGGTCGTATTTGCCTTTGTGGGCATTGAGTTAGTAGGACTGACGGCAGGGGAAACGGAGGACCCGAAAAGGGTCATTCCAAAAGCAATTAATAATATTCCGATTCGGGTTTTAATTTTTTATATTGGCGCGCTTATTGTCATTATGAGCATTTACCCATGGAACGCAATTGTCCCAACGGAAAGCCCATTTGTCCAAGTATTCGTGGCCGTTGGTATTGCCGCAGCTGCCGGGATCGTCAATTTTGTTGTGTTGACGTCCGCTGCTTCGGCGTGCAACAGCGCCATCTTCAGCACCAGTCGAATGATGTACTCGCTTGCCAAAGATAACAACGCGCCCCAATCATTGGCAAATCTGAATGCCCGTAAGGTGCCTTCCAACGCCTTGTTTTTTTCAACTGTCGTCATTCTGATTTCGGTTGTTTTGAACTATGTGATGCCGGAAGGGGTATTCACACTGATTACAAGCATTTCTACCGTATGTTTCATCTTTATCTGGGGAATTATGGTCATCAGTCATTTGAAATACCGCAAAACAAGAACGGACCTGGCGAAGGCGAGTCAATTTAAACTGCCGCTTTATCCGTTTACCAATTACTTGATTCTGCTTTTTCTGGCGTTCATTCTTGTTGTGCTTGCGCTTGCGGAGGACACGCGAATTGCTCTGCTCGTAACTCCGGTCTGGTTTGTTCTGCTGATTGTAATTTATAAAATGAAAGTGCAGCGTGCACGGTAA
- a CDS encoding CRP/FNR family transcriptional regulator, anaerobic regulatory protein, producing MSKPAERSAYNGSQHSEAKRAGFSACFTEEQWKNIVELMLERRVEAGHLLFSEGEAANKLYCVLSGKVKLRKSTEDGKQFVLSILQTGDLIGSTEAGSVYGFSAEVAEEARIGVLLWKDVEQLLLTSGELAVRWMNGMALQQRIAESKFRDLLLYGKPGALASTLIRLANSYGVLRRDGVEIGLRLTNAEMAEFIGTTRESVNRMLASLKDEGIVAVRSGLITILDQAALRRICGCPECPACPKEVCRI from the coding sequence ATGAGTAAGCCGGCGGAACGTTCGGCCTATAATGGCAGTCAGCACAGCGAAGCGAAGCGCGCGGGATTTTCCGCTTGTTTTACAGAAGAGCAATGGAAGAATATTGTGGAGCTTATGTTGGAGCGCCGCGTTGAAGCTGGCCACTTACTGTTCTCAGAAGGTGAAGCCGCCAACAAGCTGTATTGCGTCCTGTCGGGCAAGGTCAAGCTGCGGAAGTCGACGGAAGACGGAAAGCAGTTTGTTCTTTCGATTTTGCAGACTGGCGACTTAATCGGCAGCACTGAAGCGGGATCCGTGTACGGATTCAGTGCCGAAGTAGCCGAGGAGGCGCGGATTGGCGTTTTACTCTGGAAAGATGTAGAGCAACTGCTTCTGACAAGCGGAGAGCTGGCTGTACGCTGGATGAACGGCATGGCGCTGCAACAGCGAATTGCGGAATCCAAGTTTCGCGACCTGCTGTTATACGGTAAACCCGGTGCGCTCGCCAGCACATTGATTCGCCTTGCTAATAGCTACGGAGTTCTGCGCAGAGATGGTGTGGAAATCGGCCTGCGGCTAACAAACGCCGAGATGGCTGAGTTCATTGGCACAACCCGCGAAAGCGTCAATCGGATGCTCGCTTCCCTGAAGGATGAGGGGATTGTAGCCGTCCGCAGCGGCCTGATCACCATTCTGGATCAAGCCGCTCTGCGACGCATTTGCGGCTGTCCCGAATGTCCGGCTTGTCCGAAGGAAGTTTGCCGGATTTAA
- a CDS encoding acetaldehyde dehydrogenase /alcohol dehydrogenase AdhE, with translation MAMKEKAQQQVVSAQDEVAKLAARGRKAQAAYMELDQEQVDVIVQAMALAGLDKHMQLAKLAVEETGRGVYEDKITKNIFATEYVYHSIKNEKTVGIIEENRYESYRKVAEPIGIIAGITPVTNPTSTTMFKALIAAKTRNPIIFAFHPSAQKSSVEAARTLLLAAVAAGAPEHCIQWIEHPSVEATQLLMNHKDIALVLATGGSAMVKSAYSTGKPALGVGPGNVPCFIERTANLEQAVTDLILSKTFDNGMICASEQSVILDEPIYNEAKRLMIQKGCYFLNDEEKEAVSKLVINKDKCAVNAVIVGQSAVRIAEMAGITVPEKTKVLVAELDGVGEKYPLSAEKLSPVLACYKVKSVQDGIERAAQVVAFGGMGHSSVIHSQDEQVIAAFSARLQTGRIIVNSPSTHGAIGDIYNTNLPSLTLGCGSYGSNSTTNNVSAVNLINIKRVATRTNNMQWFKIPPKIYFERGATQYLEKMPDISRVAIITDEAMVKLGYVEKVEYYLRKRRLPVAIEIFADVEPDPSVETVERGTRMLTAFKPDCIIALGGGSPMDAAKAMWLFYEYPDTSFDSLKMKFMDIRKRIYKYPRLGQKAQFVAIPTTSGTGSEVTSFAVITDKNKGNTKYPLADYELTPDVAIVDPDYVYSLPKTAVADTGMDVLTHAIEAYVSVMANDYTDGLALKAIQLVFENLEASYHQADPRAREKMHNASTIAGMAFANAFLGINHSLAHKWGGKYHTAHGRTNAILLPHVIKYNASEPTKFASFPKYDHFVADKRYADIARLLGLSARTTEEGVNSLIDAIRGLNRSLGIPESFQALGFDEKDFEVQVDELADRAFEDQCTTANPRMPLVTELAEVYRNAFYGRF, from the coding sequence ATGGCGATGAAGGAAAAGGCTCAGCAGCAGGTTGTATCGGCACAGGATGAGGTTGCCAAGCTGGCCGCCCGAGGCCGCAAGGCGCAGGCTGCGTACATGGAACTGGATCAAGAGCAGGTTGACGTTATCGTGCAGGCGATGGCGCTGGCCGGGCTCGACAAACATATGCAGCTCGCCAAGCTGGCAGTAGAGGAAACCGGACGCGGCGTGTATGAGGATAAGATTACGAAAAATATCTTCGCGACGGAATACGTGTACCACAGCATCAAAAACGAAAAAACGGTTGGCATAATCGAGGAAAACAGGTATGAGAGCTACCGTAAAGTCGCGGAGCCGATCGGCATTATTGCCGGCATCACGCCCGTTACCAACCCGACCTCTACGACGATGTTCAAGGCATTGATAGCCGCGAAAACTCGCAATCCGATTATTTTTGCCTTCCATCCATCTGCTCAAAAATCCAGCGTGGAGGCGGCGCGCACGCTGTTGCTGGCCGCTGTGGCCGCAGGAGCCCCGGAGCATTGTATCCAGTGGATTGAACATCCATCCGTAGAAGCGACCCAATTGCTTATGAACCATAAGGATATTGCATTAGTGCTCGCCACCGGCGGCTCCGCGATGGTTAAGTCGGCCTATAGCACCGGTAAACCGGCGCTCGGCGTAGGACCGGGCAATGTGCCCTGCTTCATCGAACGCACCGCAAATCTGGAGCAGGCGGTTACCGATCTGATTCTGTCCAAAACGTTCGACAACGGGATGATTTGCGCCTCGGAGCAGTCGGTTATCCTCGATGAGCCGATTTATAACGAAGCGAAGCGGCTGATGATCCAAAAAGGTTGTTATTTCCTAAATGATGAGGAGAAGGAAGCTGTCTCCAAGCTCGTCATCAACAAAGATAAATGCGCGGTTAACGCGGTTATCGTCGGCCAGTCGGCCGTCCGTATTGCCGAAATGGCAGGTATCACGGTGCCTGAGAAAACTAAAGTGCTTGTCGCAGAGCTGGACGGCGTAGGTGAGAAATATCCGCTGTCGGCGGAGAAGCTCAGCCCTGTGCTCGCCTGTTACAAGGTAAAGTCGGTGCAGGATGGAATTGAGCGCGCAGCCCAGGTGGTCGCTTTCGGCGGTATGGGCCACTCCTCGGTCATTCACTCCCAAGACGAGCAAGTTATCGCGGCATTTTCAGCACGGCTCCAGACGGGACGCATCATCGTTAATTCCCCTTCGACGCACGGCGCGATCGGCGATATTTACAATACAAATCTGCCATCTCTAACACTCGGTTGCGGCTCGTACGGCAGCAATTCTACAACGAATAACGTATCGGCGGTGAACCTGATCAATATCAAACGAGTCGCGACCCGCACGAACAATATGCAGTGGTTCAAAATTCCGCCGAAAATCTATTTTGAGCGCGGAGCGACGCAGTACTTGGAGAAGATGCCGGATATAAGCCGTGTTGCGATCATTACCGACGAAGCGATGGTGAAGCTTGGTTACGTTGAAAAGGTTGAGTACTACTTGCGCAAGCGCCGGCTTCCGGTCGCGATCGAGATTTTTGCGGATGTAGAGCCCGATCCTTCCGTAGAGACGGTTGAGCGCGGCACTCGCATGCTGACGGCGTTTAAGCCCGATTGCATCATCGCTCTCGGCGGCGGCTCCCCGATGGATGCGGCCAAGGCGATGTGGCTGTTCTACGAATATCCCGATACAAGCTTCGACTCTTTAAAAATGAAGTTCATGGACATCCGCAAGCGCATTTACAAGTACCCACGCCTTGGTCAGAAAGCACAGTTCGTCGCTATCCCGACTACTTCGGGTACTGGTTCGGAGGTTACGTCCTTCGCGGTCATTACGGATAAAAATAAAGGCAACACCAAGTACCCGCTGGCTGATTATGAGCTGACGCCAGATGTCGCTATCGTCGACCCGGACTATGTGTACAGCCTGCCGAAAACAGCGGTTGCCGATACAGGGATGGACGTGCTGACACATGCAATTGAAGCCTACGTATCGGTCATGGCCAACGATTATACGGACGGTCTGGCGCTCAAGGCGATTCAGCTTGTATTCGAAAACTTGGAGGCTTCGTACCATCAAGCCGATCCGCGCGCCCGCGAAAAAATGCATAACGCCTCTACAATCGCCGGTATGGCCTTCGCTAACGCGTTCCTTGGTATCAATCACAGCTTAGCGCATAAATGGGGCGGCAAATATCATACGGCTCACGGCCGAACAAATGCGATTCTGTTGCCGCATGTCATTAAGTACAACGCTTCGGAGCCGACGAAATTCGCTTCCTTCCCTAAATACGATCATTTTGTTGCTGATAAGCGCTATGCCGATATCGCCCGACTGTTAGGCTTATCAGCTCGCACGACCGAGGAGGGCGTGAACAGCCTCATTGATGCAATCCGAGGACTGAACCGCTCGCTCGGCATTCCGGAATCGTTTCAGGCACTCGGCTTCGACGAGAAGGATTTTGAAGTACAGGTCGACGAGCTGGCCGACCGGGCTTTTGAGGATCAATGTACGACTGCGAACCCGCGCATGCCGCTTGTGACAGAGCTGGCCGAAGTGTACCGCAACGCTTTCTACGGGCGGTTCTAG
- a CDS encoding formate C-acetyltransferase, with the protein MAANEQGVRSVGEQSTQSPQSPQSPQSPQSTMWRGFRAGKWQRHIDVNDFIGANISPYDGDESFLAEPTKATRKLWDNVLELMRLERENGGVLDVSTDIVSTITSHDPGYIDRELEQIVGLQTDAPLKRSVQPLGGIRMVIDACEAYGYRASEDMVKLFTDIRKTHNQGVFDAYTSEMRMARKAGIITGLPDAYGRGRIIGDYRRVALYGVDRLIADKKIELKQRENGAMSEGMIRAREELSEQIRALAELKLMAAAYGFDISKPAATAKEAVQWLYFAYLAAIKEQNGAAMSIGRISSFLDIYINRDLKEGNLQEAEAQELVDHLVMKLRLVKFLRTPDYNELFSGDPTWVTESIGGLGLDGRSRVTKSSFRFLHTLYNLGPAPEPNLTVLWSNQLPQGFKEYCAKVSIDTSSIQYENDDLMRPLYGDDYGIACCVSAMRIGKQMQFFGARANLAKALLYAINGGRDEKLGEQVGPAYAPITAEILDYKEVLARYNGMLDWLAGLYINTLNVIHYMHDKYSYERIEMALHDAEIVRTMACGIAGLSVVADSLSAIKYAKVRPIRDERGLAVDFVIEGEYPQYGNNDDRVDDIAVELTERFMNKLKQHDTYRGAVHTQSLLTITSNVVYGKKTGSTPDGRRAGEPFAPGANPMHGRDRKGALASLNSVAKLPYDSSLDGISNTFSIIPKALGKEADDRVRNLVSLLDGYSTKGGHHLNINVFNREQLMDAMEHPEQYPQLTIRVSGYAVNFIKLTREQQLDVINRTFHGSV; encoded by the coding sequence ATGGCAGCCAATGAACAGGGAGTACGTTCGGTAGGAGAGCAATCGACTCAATCGCCCCAATCGCCCCAATCGCCCCAATCGCCCCAATCCACCATGTGGAGGGGGTTCCGCGCAGGCAAATGGCAGCGGCATATCGATGTGAATGACTTTATCGGCGCGAACATCAGTCCTTATGACGGGGATGAGAGCTTTCTCGCGGAGCCTACGAAAGCCACGCGAAAGCTGTGGGATAACGTGCTGGAGCTGATGCGGCTGGAAAGAGAAAACGGCGGTGTACTGGATGTGTCCACGGACATAGTTTCGACGATCACCTCGCATGATCCCGGTTATATTGATCGGGAGCTTGAGCAAATTGTCGGCCTGCAAACGGATGCGCCCTTGAAGCGCTCCGTGCAGCCGCTCGGCGGCATTCGCATGGTCATAGACGCTTGTGAAGCGTATGGCTACAGGGCGTCGGAGGATATGGTGAAGCTGTTTACCGACATCCGCAAGACGCATAATCAAGGTGTTTTTGATGCCTATACATCTGAAATGCGCATGGCGCGCAAAGCCGGTATTATCACTGGCCTGCCGGATGCTTATGGACGCGGACGCATTATCGGTGATTACCGCCGTGTAGCCCTGTATGGCGTTGATCGTCTTATTGCCGACAAAAAAATCGAGCTTAAACAACGCGAGAACGGCGCTATGTCGGAAGGTATGATTCGCGCCCGCGAGGAGCTGTCGGAGCAGATCCGCGCGTTAGCGGAACTGAAGTTGATGGCCGCAGCCTACGGCTTCGACATTTCCAAGCCGGCGGCAACGGCCAAGGAAGCGGTGCAGTGGCTTTATTTTGCCTATCTGGCCGCCATTAAAGAGCAGAACGGTGCAGCGATGAGCATCGGGCGCATTTCCAGCTTCCTCGATATTTACATCAATCGTGATCTTAAGGAAGGAAATCTGCAGGAAGCAGAAGCTCAGGAGTTAGTCGACCATCTCGTTATGAAGCTAAGGCTAGTCAAATTCCTTCGCACTCCTGACTACAACGAACTTTTCAGCGGAGACCCTACTTGGGTAACGGAATCGATCGGCGGCTTGGGTCTCGATGGGCGTTCACGTGTGACGAAGAGCAGCTTCCGCTTCTTGCATACTTTGTACAATCTCGGCCCGGCTCCCGAGCCGAACTTGACGGTGCTGTGGTCGAACCAACTGCCGCAAGGCTTCAAGGAGTACTGTGCCAAAGTATCTATCGATACAAGCTCGATCCAGTACGAGAACGATGATCTGATGCGGCCGCTGTACGGGGACGATTATGGCATTGCCTGCTGTGTGTCAGCGATGCGAATAGGCAAGCAGATGCAGTTTTTTGGGGCGCGGGCGAATTTGGCTAAGGCGCTGCTTTACGCAATCAACGGTGGTAGGGACGAGAAGCTTGGCGAGCAGGTGGGGCCAGCTTACGCGCCGATTACTGCGGAAATTCTCGACTACAAAGAAGTGCTGGCGCGCTATAACGGCATGCTGGATTGGCTGGCGGGACTGTACATCAACACGCTCAACGTCATCCATTATATGCATGATAAATATAGCTACGAGCGCATTGAGATGGCGCTTCATGACGCCGAAATCGTCCGCACGATGGCTTGCGGCATAGCTGGCCTGTCGGTTGTCGCCGATTCGCTGAGCGCGATCAAATACGCTAAGGTCCGTCCGATCCGCGATGAGCGCGGGCTGGCAGTCGACTTTGTTATTGAGGGAGAATACCCGCAATATGGCAACAACGATGACCGTGTCGACGACATAGCTGTAGAACTGACGGAGCGCTTCATGAACAAGCTCAAGCAGCATGACACTTACCGCGGCGCGGTACACACACAGTCGTTGCTGACGATTACTTCGAATGTTGTTTACGGCAAAAAAACCGGCAGTACGCCGGATGGCCGCAGGGCCGGCGAGCCGTTTGCCCCAGGCGCGAACCCGATGCACGGCCGCGACCGCAAGGGCGCTCTCGCCTCGCTGAACTCAGTTGCCAAGCTGCCGTATGACAGCAGCCTGGACGGTATCTCGAACACCTTTTCAATTATTCCAAAGGCGCTCGGCAAAGAAGCGGATGATCGCGTGCGCAACCTAGTATCGCTGCTAGATGGATACAGCACGAAGGGCGGCCATCATCTCAATATCAATGTGTTCAACCGCGAGCAGCTCATGGATGCTATGGAGCATCCCGAGCAGTACCCTCAGCTCACGATTCGTGTCTCGGGGTACGCGGTCAACTTTATTAAGCTGACTCGGGAGCAGCAGCTTGATGTCATTAATCGAACGTTTCACGGCTCGGTGTAA